A window of Pedobacter lusitanus contains these coding sequences:
- a CDS encoding DNA-3-methyladenine glycosylase family protein, whose product MNVIVNEKDINLLIEADPVIAGIYSRLQSPPNWSRPAGFVTLSKIILEQQVSLSSAHAHFLKLNAYIKEFTPVNILKLSDDEMRNCQISRQKAKYLRELSNAILHQEINLEELHNLDETEIRKQLTAIKGIGHWTADVYLMFCLGAKDILPLGDIAVVNTIKELTGAATKEEMLVLAEKWKPLRSLATYFLWHHYLIKRKRNSSTLGYTGTV is encoded by the coding sequence ATGAATGTCATTGTCAATGAAAAAGATATTAATCTGCTGATTGAAGCCGACCCGGTAATTGCCGGGATATACAGCCGGCTTCAATCGCCTCCTAACTGGTCCAGACCTGCAGGATTTGTTACCTTATCAAAAATAATACTGGAACAGCAAGTGAGCCTGTCTTCTGCCCATGCACATTTTCTTAAGCTAAACGCCTATATTAAAGAATTTACGCCAGTCAATATACTCAAACTGAGTGATGATGAGATGAGGAATTGCCAGATCAGCCGGCAAAAAGCAAAATATCTCCGCGAATTGTCTAATGCAATCCTGCATCAGGAAATAAATCTGGAAGAACTGCACAATCTGGATGAAACAGAAATCAGAAAACAATTAACAGCAATCAAGGGAATTGGTCACTGGACGGCCGATGTCTATCTGATGTTTTGTTTAGGGGCTAAAGATATTTTACCTCTTGGAGATATTGCTGTTGTCAATACCATCAAAGAGCTTACTGGTGCAGCAACAAAAGAAGAAATGCTTGTTCTGGCCGAAAAATGGAAACCGCTGCGATCTCTGGCTACCTATTTTTTATGGCATCATTATCTGATCAAACGTAAAAGAAACAGCAGCACACTGGGCTATACAGGTACGGTCTGA
- a CDS encoding NUDIX hydrolase, with protein MSTETIKLHTAGLVVIKEGKLLLAFSGNKNAWYLPGGKIDAGETAYQAIQREIREELNLEMNPDLLEYYCHITAPAYGEQKNLQMEQECFIYDLKEEIAASNEIDEVGYFDLETYLKEPAQVPGVLTLFSRLQKDGLIAGVLSTGN; from the coding sequence ATGAGTACTGAAACTATAAAGCTGCATACTGCAGGACTGGTGGTGATCAAAGAAGGAAAATTACTGCTGGCCTTTAGCGGAAATAAAAATGCCTGGTACTTACCGGGAGGAAAAATTGATGCAGGGGAGACTGCGTATCAGGCTATTCAAAGAGAGATCAGGGAAGAACTGAATCTGGAGATGAATCCGGATTTGCTGGAGTATTATTGTCACATCACCGCACCGGCTTATGGCGAACAAAAAAATCTTCAGATGGAGCAGGAATGTTTTATTTATGATTTAAAAGAAGAAATAGCAGCCAGTAATGAGATTGATGAAGTTGGATATTTCGACCTGGAAACTTACCTGAAAGAACCTGCACAGGTCCCGGGTGTGCTGACACTTTTCAGCAGACTGCAAAAAGATGGATTAATTGCCGGTGTTTTAAGTACAGGTAATTAA
- a CDS encoding pyridoxal phosphate-dependent decarboxylase family protein: MEESVNLNSTLDPKDWSSMRSMGHEMIDDIMDYLEGIRTKPVWQEIPAAVKDSFQSPVPQKPSTIEEVYHEFKTNIFPYTKGNIHPRFFAWVQGTGTPFGVLAEMLSAAMNPNVTIGEHAPMYVDQQVVNWCKQIMNYPESATGILLSGASMANITALNVARNSQLKLNIRKTGVKAVPGQLVLYCSAETHSCIQKAAEVLGLGTDAVRKIKTNSDYQININELVKAIEADLAEGFYPFCVVGNAGTVNTGAIDPLDELAAVCLKYNLWFHIDGAFGALAKLVPAYSARLKAIEKADSVAFDLHKWMYMPYEIACVLIKDNHAHRSSFAVTPEYLLQQERGLAGGPDPVNNYGMELSRSFKALKVWMSLKEHGLEKYAEVINKNILQAFYLEKLVQQADNLELLCPVNLNIVCFRYVHQGLSVNDLEELNKEIIIQLQEQGIASPSSTILNGIYAIRVCIVNQRTLQADLDLLIEEIIRIGDQLIVSLNFAL, translated from the coding sequence ATGGAAGAATCTGTTAATCTGAATAGTACACTGGACCCCAAAGACTGGTCTTCAATGAGAAGTATGGGGCATGAAATGATTGATGATATCATGGATTACCTGGAAGGCATCAGAACCAAACCGGTCTGGCAGGAAATCCCTGCAGCTGTAAAAGACAGTTTTCAATCGCCTGTACCACAAAAACCTTCCACTATTGAGGAGGTTTATCACGAATTCAAAACCAATATATTTCCTTATACCAAAGGGAATATTCATCCCCGTTTTTTTGCCTGGGTACAGGGAACCGGGACCCCATTTGGCGTATTGGCAGAAATGCTCTCTGCTGCGATGAATCCTAATGTAACTATCGGTGAGCATGCACCTATGTATGTTGACCAGCAGGTTGTAAACTGGTGTAAACAAATAATGAATTATCCGGAGTCGGCTACAGGAATATTATTAAGCGGCGCATCTATGGCCAATATTACGGCTTTAAATGTAGCCCGCAACAGTCAGTTAAAACTGAATATCCGTAAAACAGGCGTAAAAGCTGTACCAGGTCAGCTGGTTTTATATTGCTCTGCAGAGACACATAGCTGTATACAGAAAGCCGCTGAGGTTTTGGGATTGGGAACCGATGCGGTCAGGAAAATCAAGACAAACAGCGATTATCAGATAAATATCAATGAACTGGTTAAAGCTATAGAAGCTGATCTGGCTGAAGGATTTTATCCGTTTTGTGTGGTAGGAAACGCCGGGACGGTAAATACAGGAGCAATTGATCCGCTGGATGAGCTGGCAGCGGTATGCCTGAAATATAATTTATGGTTTCATATTGATGGCGCTTTTGGTGCGCTGGCAAAATTAGTCCCTGCTTATTCAGCCAGGTTAAAAGCGATTGAAAAGGCAGATAGTGTAGCCTTCGATCTGCATAAATGGATGTATATGCCTTATGAAATAGCCTGTGTGCTAATCAAAGATAATCATGCACACAGATCTTCATTTGCAGTTACCCCTGAGTATTTGTTGCAGCAGGAAAGAGGACTGGCCGGTGGTCCGGATCCGGTTAATAATTACGGAATGGAGTTATCCAGGAGTTTTAAAGCACTAAAAGTCTGGATGTCTCTGAAAGAACATGGGCTGGAGAAATATGCTGAGGTAATCAATAAGAATATTTTGCAGGCATTTTATCTGGAAAAGCTGGTTCAGCAAGCGGATAATCTGGAACTGCTCTGTCCGGTCAATCTGAATATTGTTTGTTTCAGATATGTACATCAGGGTCTTTCTGTGAATGATTTAGAGGAGTTGAATAAAGAAATCATTATACAATTGCAGGAGCAGGGAATAGCTTCACCTTCATCGACAATTTTAAATGGTATTTATGCAATCCGTGTATGTATAGTCAATCAGAGAACTTTGCAGGCAGATCTTGATTTATTAATTGAAGAAATTATAAGAATTGGTGATCAGCTGATTGTATCTTTAAATTTTGCACTTTAA